One window from the genome of Kluyveromyces marxianus DMKU3-1042 DNA, complete genome, chromosome 3 encodes:
- the TRS120 gene encoding transport protein particle complex II subunit, producing MESTIEPSKVRTLVVPIGKWKRNAFLEAVKELEAHNEIRLVDVTPVSDCTFNPQLFPHGRVIYLFMTREYDSNAMMFLHDFEPYRKLFVVIGLCNDESMDGEACINELKDLYGSAITYGLIFVKKPVPKVDLPSKNSIFSTLDEPLETILCDITRNFLEALDTYYSSYKHVTLRSPGAIGGPSVLKTTLTKNQFQSGTIVSPKKVLSQSTIKDDSSSSSLSLSEEIPKDKPKRYSSLNALSSVGTDKSMQRSKARQLKLLANLQLLAGQYQSSMINFAEAARTLHKVHDYIWLGNALEGIVTCMILLSYLQIPFQIPQVVQTMCAVSQNNLNSWSQVPTSSKRDSMQSIASPRSSMSTTSMTLLDSSAVDIPKLIKAIADKALYYYDHSLSYSVEFTPQVVYCKSILRTLTFMSLCYKAKGFNHQILKEMVFSNIQSSQLSTISEPETIFTKSEIYHYSIKIFELQLKAMDLPSQIQVYLTLCTVYENLGMYRKKAFVLRILFISIISQISNDYVTENYQVLIDDLLTTYKISNYEPEQNFQDASSYNWVTLQKNTLMLIIKIYQHFKNYKKVVEYSQILLKRLSHTLTKLEQTDLLNQNILSHQKDYPVEYMDPFLVRDVSFTRTHTEEMPMLKVITSSSAKRIVNNQDTHQIFNPFAAAHHKTKENETEDSNYFLVAETVQMNVTLQNPFKFDVKVNCIDFTSADKEYMRVVCPELTSFVIPASSKKQFCIGVSFKKPTNAVYELKELAISVFDFPIKCWRICKDPNNDSDSKERFLPYSVPITVIDQQPNLSFLSTSLVNNRLMLLDGTKARFKLFLRNSSLSSPINYCSISWITNVEAELKDNYWSKLMPDDIHDIEYQMDWLKKHFITISSMPEIIGINESFHLDVDLNAEKTPFSLKWVRITIQYGYKKSSEDSSVYVKTLTIPIEITLQRVLEVSNVSFIPLAESFSEPSNIPWIAHLQKKDLEITVSDYVLMLIDMRNSWLHPVSFEFEFDEYKSGDNTLESNETKRFVLPIRKISKRVEDKQASKIPLKQKPIPRIDESKQYISSGLNFSQEQEMREKFWCREYILEHLKCKWHEQRLNGDSGMVDFRQFLEKFEKQFIKLLYPPSGMFEIRVTTKQAKVETGTHIVLEITVNNTLRNPDIIPIRYYILDYFTGKAVPNDAHKPILFHGQNSIMVRPQVTTQLNLLPIKRGKYQIEFEVPGNVITREPVIITVV from the coding sequence ATGGAGAGTACTATAGAGCCTTCTAAAGTGCGAACACTAGTTGttccaattggaaaatggaaaagaaatgCGTTCTTAGAAGCAGTAAAAGAATTGGAGGCACACAATGAAATACGGCTTGTTGATGTCACGCCTGTATCTGACTGCACATTCAATCCTCAGCTTTTCCCACATGGTAGAGTTATCTATCTGTTCATGACAAGAGAGTACGATAGTAATGCCATGATGTTTTTGCATGATTTTGAACCCTATAGGAAATTATTTGTTGTTATAGGGCTTTGTAATGACGAATCGATGGATGGTGAAGCATGTATaaatgaattgaaagatCTTTATGGGAGTGCAATCACTTATGGTTTGATTTTCGTCAAAAAACCGGTTCCAAAGGTAGATCTTCCATCCAAAAATAGCATCTTTTCTACATTGGACGAACCTTTGGAAACTATTTTATGTGATATCACGAGGAATTTTTTGGAGGCATTAGATACATATTACAGCTCTTACAAGCATGTAACCTTGAGATCACCAGGGGCTATTGGTGGACCATCAGTACTAAAGACTACATTAACTAaaaatcaatttcaatCGGGGACCATCGTATCGCCAAAAAAAGTCCTTTCCCAAAGCACAATAAAGGATGattcgtcatcatcaagTCTTTCGCTTTCGGAAGAAATACCAAAAGATAAACCAAAGAGATACTCGTCTCTTAATGCACTCTCGAGTGTTGGTACAGATAAATCTATGCAACGGTCAAAAGCTAGACAATTGAAATTACTGGCAAACCTTCAGTTACTAGCAGGGCAGTACCAGAGTAGTATGATAAACTTCGCCGAAGCAGCTCGCACCCTTCATAAAGTTCATGATTACATTTGGCTTGGAAATGCATTGGAGGGTATTGTAACGTGTATGATCCTTCTTTCTTACCTTCAAATTCCTTTTCAGATACCACAAGTGGTACAAACAATGTGTGCTGTGTCTCAGAACAATTTAAATTCTTGGTCGCAAGTGCCTACATCCTCTAAAAGAGATTCTATGCAATCCATAGCTTCCCCAAGAAGCTCAATGAGTACTACTTCAATGACCCTTTTGGATTCTTCGGCAGTAGATATTCCCAAGCTAATCAAAGCAATTGCAGATAAGGCactatattattatgacCACTCACTATCTTACTCCGTTGAATTTACCCCACAGGTTGTGTACTGCAAAAGTATTCTTCGAACGTTAACTTTCATGTCATTGTGTTATAAGGCAAAAGGATTCAACCATCAGatcttgaaagaaatgGTCTTTTCTAATATACAAAGCTCTCAGTTGAGTACAATTTCTGAACCAGAAACAATTTTCACAAAATCagaaatatatcattattcTATCAAAATCTTTGAACTTCAACTCAAAGCAATGGATCTCCCTTCTCAAATACAGGTTTATTTGACTTTATGTACAGTTTATGAAAACTTGGGAATGTACAGGAAAAAGGCATTCGTGTTAAGGATCTTATTTATATCCATTATCTCACAAATATCAAATGATTACGTCACCGAGAACTACCAAGTTTTAATTGATGACTTGCTTACCACCTACAAAATCTCAAATTATGAACCTGAACAAAATTTCCAGGATGCTTCTAGTTACAACTGGGTtactcttcaaaaaaatactcTAATGTTAATCATCAAGATATATCAACACTTCAAGAACTACAAAAAGGTTGTTGAATATTCTCAAATATTATTGAAAAGATTATCGCATACATTAACAAAGCTTGAACAAACAGATCTCCtaaatcaaaatatcttGTCCCATCAAAAGGATTACCCCGTGGAGTATATGGATCCATTCCTAGTTCGTGACGTTTCTTTTACTAGAACTCATACAGAGGAAATGCCAATGCTCAAAGTGATAACATCAAGCTCGGCTAAAAGAATCGTCAATAACCAAGATACACATCAGATCTTCAATCCATTTGCAGCGGCTCATCATAAAAcgaaagaaaatgaaacaGAGGACTCCAATTATTTCTTAGTTGCAGAAACTGTTCAAATGAATGTAACTTTGCAAAATCCGTTCAAATTTGATGTAAAGGTAAATTGCATAGATTTTACTTCAGCGGATAAAGAGTACATGAGAGTAGTTTGTCCGGAGTTAACTTCATTCGTAATACCTGCATCCTCTAAAAAACAGTTTTGTATTGGTGTTTCTTTTAAAAAACCAACTAATGCTGTGTATGAACTCAAAGAATTAGCAATATCGGTTTTTGATTTCCCTATCAAATGTTGGAGGATTTGTAAAGACCCCAATAATGATAGTGATAGTAAAGAAAGGTTTCTTCCCTATTCTGTGCCGATAACGGTTATTGACCAACAGCCCAATCTCTCATTTTTATCCACTAGTCTGGTTAATAATAGGCTAATGCTCCTAGATGGCACAAAAGCTAGGTTTAAGCTATTCTTAAGAAACTCTTCGCTCTCAAGTCCTATTAACTATTGCAGCATCAGTTGGATAACAAATGTTGAAGCTGAATTAAAAGATAACTATTGGAGCAAGTTGATGCCTGATGACATTCATGATATTGAATATCAAATGGATTGGTTAAAGAAACATTTCATTACCATATCTTCTATGCCCGAAATCATTGGTATAAACGAATCTTTCCACTTAGATGTTGATTTAAATGCCGAAAAGACTCCTTTTTCATTAAAGTGGGTACGCATAACTATCCAATATGGTTACAAGAAATCTTCGGAAGATTCCTCTGTATATGTGAAGACGCTAACCATCCCAATTGAAATCACGTTACAAAGAGTCTTAGAGGTTTCTAATGTTAGCTTTATACCGCTCGCTGAATCATTCTCTGAGCCATCAAATATTCCATGGATAGCACATTTGCAGAAAAAGGATCTAGAAATAACTGTATCGGATTACGTTTTAATGCTTATTGATATGCGAAACTCATGGCTGCATCCAGTAtcatttgaatttgaattcgATGAATATAAATCAGGCGATAACACCCTTGAGTCGAATGAAACGAAACGATTTGTCTTACCGATAAGAAAGATTAGTAAAAGGGTAGAAGATAAGCAGGCCTCAAAAATACCACTCAAACAGAAGCCAATACCTCGAATTGATGAAtcaaaacaatatattAGTTCAGGCCTTAACTTTTCTCAAGAGCAGGAAATGAGAGAGAAGTTTTGGTGTAGAGAATATATCTTAGAGCATCTGAAATGTAAATGGCATGAGCAAAGACTCAATGGAGATTCAGGAATGGTAGACTTTAGACAATTCTTGgaaaaatttgaaaagcAGTTTATTAAACTACTCTATCCACCATCTGGAATGTTTGAAATCAGAGTTACGACCAAACAAGCAAAAGTTGAAACAGGGACACATATAGTCTTGGAAATAACCGTCAACAACACATTAAGAAATCCTGATATTATTCCTATCAGGTACTACATATTGGATTATTTTACTGGAAAGGCTGTACCCAATGATGCTCATAAACCTATTTTATTCCATGGACAAAATTCAATAATGGTAAGACCACAAGTTACGACACAATTGAATCTCTTGCCCATTAAAAGAGgcaaatatcaaatagaGTTTGAAGTTCCAGGAAATGTTATCACAAGAGAACCAGTCATAATTACCGTAGTTTAA
- the SME1 gene encoding mRNA splicing protein SME1, translated as MSNSQTNTPMVPPINCIYNYLHHQTTVTFWLYEQVQTRIRGKIRGFDEFMNVVIDEAVEVPVDPKTGKEHDDKAVPLGRIMLKGDNITLVVAN; from the coding sequence ATGTCGAATTCACAAACTAACACCCCTATGGTTCCTCCGATCAATTGCATATACAattatcttcatcatcaaaccACTGTAACGTTTTGGCTATACGAACAGGTTCAAACTCGCATAAGGGGCAAGATAAGAGGGTTTGATGAGTTTATGAACGTAGTTATAGATGAGGCAGTGGAGGTGCCAGTAGATCCTAAAACAGGGAAAGAGCATGACGATAAGGCTGTTCCTCTAGGAAGAATTATGTTGAAGGGAGATAATATTACACTGGTTGTAGCAAACTAG
- the PNS1 gene encoding Pns1p produces MSDKYNRPSEPAPAYGTYPNQNQQGFNGDGPPPSSQEGNQYQFRQDQYYNLNAEGDGAPIGTFEEKFPVEGEGNKPKWNDWPFIIFFLACVLAFIALAVITLRAWANHYHARGTGVYGGSNTGTLNTNSAIMLVVSCMIALVFSFLGFVLARMFPRFFIIAGIILNIISGLATAVMYLSLKYYSAGIVFIVFTVMCAFCFWGMRSRIPFSVCVLTTVMDVMKQFPQTWIVTLLGSIVGSAFSVLFSAVIVATYMKYDNKTNNPGCNTSGGSCSNSKLIGILVVVFFCGYYIAEVIRNVIHCTVSGIFGTWYYFSKSDQGMPRFSAFGALKRALTYSFGSICFGSLIVAIIETAKAVLRLLVDGVAGGGADSGWVQCIALLANFIFSFLEWLTRYFNHYAYVFIALYGKPYLRAAKETWHMIREKGIDALINDNLINVALGFYTFFTCYITALFAYLYLRYTKPDYNHDNAYTPALMAFAFVIAMEISNIATETIRSGTATFFVALGNDPEVFHLSYPERFDEIFRSYPDVLKKLSHQNV; encoded by the coding sequence ATGTCTGATAAATATAATAGGCCATCAGAGCCTGCTCCAGCTTATGGAACTTACCCAAATCAAAACCAGCAAGGATTTAACGGGGACGGACCCCCACCAAGCTCACAGGAGGGAAACCAATATCAGTTTAGACAAGATCAATACTATAATTTGAATGCCGAAGGTGATGGTGCTCCAATTGGTacttttgaagagaagTTTCCagttgaaggagaaggaaacaaaccaaaatgGAATGACTGGCCATTTattatcttctttttggctTGTGTATTAGCCTTTATTGCTTTGGCTGTCATTACTCTTAGAGCGTGGGCCAACCATTACCATGCTAGAGGAACTGGTGTTTACGGTGGCTCTAACACCGGTACTTTAAATACAAATTCAGCAATCATGTTGGTTGTTTCATGTATGATCGCTcttgtgttttctttccttggTTTTGTGTTAGCCAGAATGTTCCCCAGATTTTTTATCATTGCAGGTATTATACTAAACATTATTTCAGGCTTGGCAACTGCGGTGATGTATCTATCATTGAAGTACTATTCTGCAGGAATTGTGTTCATTGTTTTTACTGTCATGTGTGCATTCTGTTTCTGGGGTATGAGAAGTAGAATTCCATTTTCAGTGTGTGTTTTAACTACAGTGATGGATGTCATGAAGCAATTCCCTCAGACATGGATAGTAACTTTGCTTGGTAGTATTGTCGGCTCTGCCTTTTCTGTGCTTTTCTCAGCCGTTATTGTTGCAACTTACATGAAATATGATAATAAGACCAATAACCCCGGTTGTAATACTAGCGGtggttcttgttcaaaCTCTAAGTTGATTGGAAtattagtagtagtattttTTTGCGGATATTACATCGCAGAAGTGATCAGAAATGTCATTCATTGCACGGTTAGTGGAATATTTGGAACCTGGTATTACTTTTCCAAATCAGACCAAGGTATGCCAAGGTTTTCAGCATTTGGTGCTCTTAAAAGAGCTCTTACTTATTCTTTTGGTTCAATTTGCTTCGGGTCTTTAATTGTCGCTATCATTGAAACAGCCAAGGCAGTTCTTAGACTTTTAGTAGATGGGGTTGCTGGAGGAGGTGCCGACAGCGGGTGGGTGCAATGTATCGCGCTACTTGCTAATTTTATCTTTAGCTTCTTAGAGTGGTTGACTCGTTACTTTAATCACTATGCTTATGTCTTCATTGCACTTTATGGTAAGCCATACTTAAGGGCTGCAAAGGAAACTTGGCACATGATTAGGGAGAAGGGTATTGACGCATTGATAAATGATAATTTGATAAATGTTGCCTTGGGATTCTACACATTCTTCACTTGTTATATTACAGCTCTTTTCGCTTACCTTTACTTGAGATATACAAAGCCTGATTACAACCATGATAATGCCTACACTCCAGCATTAATGGCTTTTGCGTTCGTTATTGCAATGGAAATATCGAATATTGCAACCGAAACAATCAGATCAGGCACTGCAACTTTCTTTGTGGCTTTAGGTAACGATCCAGAGGTCTTCCATCTTTCTTATCCGGAGAGATTCGATGAAATATTTAGGAGCTATCCAGatgtgttgaagaagttatcTCACCAAAATGTCTAA
- the PET123 gene encoding mitochondrial 37S ribosomal protein PET123 (mitochondrial) has translation MGKGAAKYGFKSGILPSTRSILKNPTVNQTSIIEKVKQAKPKGINGVGYAKGIKHPRGSHRNPPPVQFIDVEEVIHNTVKPRQKNSEPVSETQKIKLAQAELRRKFLSEALRNEEQRLLKQEQLLKKREQLLQQQRDEELKELSKERSSNLTIPTLEDIMSQPLMRQRTPEEQEILNLKRKHNKEMIEFKAKERKLANLIQLAHAAEEFITTEEQLLATVEKVFASDTQEALRSKLSLSASQQTARNESEISDALFGTLGNGEYVGLPIVKEFLSGEMEQFNENLNSKLNELSEQAEELKDSVL, from the coding sequence ATGGGTAAAGGTGCTGCGAAGTATGGTTTCAAGAGTGGTATTCTTCCATCTACCAGAAGTATTCTAAAGAATCCTACCGTCAATCAAACAAGCATAATAGAAAAGGTAAAGCAGGCGAAACCTAAGGGTATTAATGGTGTTGGTTATGCTAAAGGTATCAAGCATCCTCGCGGCTCTCACAGAAATCCTCCACCTGTTCAATTTATTGATGTGGAAGAAGTAATTCATAACACCGTGAAGCCAAGACAGAAAAACTCCGAACCTGTTAGTGAGACGCAAAAGATCAAGCTAGCCCAAGCTGAATTACGTAGAAAGTTTTTGAGTGAAGCTTTACGTAATGAGGAGCAAAGGTTGTTGAAGCAAGAGCAactattgaagaagagagaacaACTActgcaacaacaaagagaCGAGGAACTAAAAGAACTTTCCAAAGAGCGTTCCAGTAACTTGACAATTCCAACATTGGAAGATATTATGAGTCAACCATTGATGAGACAACGTACTcctgaagaacaagagatattgaacttgaagagaaagCACAACAAGGAAATGATCGAATTCAAGGCCAAAGAACGTAAGCTCGCTAACTTGATACAGCTTGCTCAtgcagcagaagaattcatcaCAACAGAAGAACAACTTCTAGCAACGGTTGAGAAAGTGTTCGCTTCAGATACTCAAGAGGCTCTAAGAAGTAAACTCTCATTGTCAGCTTCTCAACAAACGGCGAGAAATGAAAGTGAAATTTCCGATGCATTGTTCGGTACTCTTGGTAACGGAGAGTATGTGGGATTGCCAATTGTTAAAGAGTTTTTATCAGGTGAAATGGAACAATTTAACGAAAATTTAAACAGCAAATTGAATGAATTATCAGAGCAAGCTGAAGAACTTAAAGATTCCGTTCTTTGA
- the MTR10 gene encoding mRNA transport regulator MTR10, with translation MSYQISEINSALSCTQSADQQEKKIQALQYLEQFQKSIEAWEICLHVLSKHEPNNLQLQMFACQTLVNKVTYDLDQISTQLPSFKQKLFEFIAMYDEKIIVTQLNIALARFTIQYLEWRNPLIEIINILNGLPGKLLMFLKILPEETLDIKSTPLSQDEFESRTHELIDNIGEDVLKFLISCLDRIGTQGITASKIISCFASWCYEFPIEQVLQVTPLTNIVFQVLHTSYENDSDSFEAAVDCLCVLLRETRDVGNDTILRALYEQLMALQQKLLPINNISDWEAYEEVMDPLTRLFVEAGEAWCVFLAKNPTLFKPLVDVILILSCKNTDLDIVSYTFPFWFNLRQMLVLQRYAQQKKAYEDTFINLTNGLITRLHYPETVFDNREEEDKFKDFRYNIGDVLKSCAAVLGSTLALQQPYNLINEYLQKENPNIAWQPLEAALFAVRTMAHEVSHSENVVLPRLFKQLCVQPLTHPKLVYSTILVFSRYTEWTSKHHELLEMQLNYIFNGFEAGQSNHDLSVAASNALMYFCQDCSSLLVSYCGQLNDFIWKIEPSVDTYSMFEMCQGLSSVINDQDTSQIGSIFNAFISEHNKRFAVILQQFTQNPSSEDLSVKVAHYIDLLYAILEHLTPKSEFPEPGFEEPLISTIGELVTKLINVLDTYAISNTVVVDRTMKFFRRVFEKYHLFTQPILPLVTEFVAKGYSSSGLGAYLWFSGSVIYVYGDDEYYPVDEQIKEAVWQFACQQCSTFFDNFKSMQTLDKFFEMVHDFFIMCNDLLMFFPKHLLNAPMFISSLIECDLESLPKLDNYEAYMTLIRFLDDMSSWGFETPPISVTSITEVPEVWRRNILEQMVSKNGCNIVTILINGLVTNFDSRAHQEIISLVVKIFRLATKNNNDDPSVCIQWLDVALSKMGTIEDNERNKLMVISNSLSQRDYRRARGNIKDFIDWYLRKHISSRMYS, from the coding sequence ATGTCTTATCAGATTTCTGAAATTAATAGCGCTTTGAGTTGCACTCAGAGTGCTGATcagcaagaaaagaagatccaaGCTTTACAATACTTGGaacaattccaaaaaaGCATTGAGGCATGGGAAATATGTCTTCATGTGCTAAGTAAACATGAACCTAATAATTTGCAATTACAGATGTTTGCTTGCCAAACATTAGTGAACAAGGTAACATATGATTTGGATCAAATATCAACACAATTACCAAGTTTTAAGCAGAAACTTTTTGAGTTCATTGCCATGTATGATGAGAAGATCATCGTGACACAATTGAACATTGCCCTCGCAAGGTTCACAATACAATATCTAGAGTGGCGAAATCCATTAATAGAGATTATCAACATTTTGAATGGTCTTCCGGGAAAGTTattgatgtttttgaaaattctCCCAGAAGAAACATTAGATATTAAATCTACACCTTTATCACAGGATGAATTTGAGTCCCGTACACATGAACTTATAGACAATATCGGTGAAGATGTCTTGAAATTTTTAATTTCCTGCTTAGACAGAATTGGAACTCAAGGAATCACTGCCTCCAAAATTATTTCCTGCTTTGCTTCTTGGTGTTACGAATTTCCGATCGAGCAAGTCTTACAGGTCACACCGTTGACTAATATAGTATTCCAAGTTTTGCATACATCATATGAAAATGATTCCGACTCTTTTGAAGCTGCCGTTGATTGTCTCTGTGTTTTATTAAGAGAAACAAGAGATGTTGGCAATGACACCATTTTACGGGCCTTATATGAACAACTAATGGCGTTACAACAAAAATTACTACCAATCAACAATATATCGGACTGGGAAGCATACGAAGAAGTAATGGATCCTCTTACACGTCTTTTCGTTGAGGCAGGTGAAGCATGGTGTGTATTTTTAGCAAAGAACCCAACTCTATTCAAGCCCTTAGTGGATGTTATATTGATTTTATCTTGTAAAAATACAGACCTCGATATTGTGTCATATACCTTTCCATTCTGGTTTAACTTGAGACAAATGTTGGTGTTGCAACGTTATgcacaacaaaaaaaggcTTATGAGGATACCTTTATTAATTTGACCAATGGTCTAATTACACGTTTGCATTATCCTGAAACCGTCTTTGATAATAGAGAGGAGGAAGATAAGTTTAAAGACTTCAGGTATAACATTGGTGATGTTTTAAAATCATGCGCTGCTGTCTTAGGTTCCACGCTTGCATTACAGCAGCCATACAACCTCATTAATGAATACTTGCAGAAAGAAAACCCTAATATCGCATGGCAGCCATTGGAAGCCGCCTTATTTGCTGTTCGTACCATGGCTCACGAAGTATCTCATTCAGAGAATGTTGTCCTTCCTCGACTTTTCAAACAGCTTTGTGTGCAACCACTTACTCATCCTAAATTAGTTTACTCAACTATACTTGTTTTCTCTAGATACACCGAATGGACGAGTAAACATCATGAATTGCTAGAGATGCAATTGAATTACATTTTTAACGGATTTGAAGCTGGGCAGTCTAACCATGATCTTTCGGTTGCAGCATCTAATGCATTAATGTATTTCTGTCAAGAttgttcttctcttttagtTAGCTACTGTGGTCAATTGAATGATTTTATATGGAAAATTGAACCTTCGGTGGATACGTATTCTATGTTTGAAATGTGTCAAGGATTGAGTTCTGTTATTAACGATCAAGACACTAGCCAGATCGGTAGTATCTTTAATGCATTCATATCTGAGCACAATAAAAGATTTGCAGTCATATTGCAACAATTTACACAAAATCCATCAAGTGAAGATTTATCAGTGAAAGTCGCACACTATATCGATTTGCTATATGCCATTTTAGAACACCTTACTCCAAAATCTGAATTTCCTGAACCAGGCTTTGAAGAACCATTGATATCCACTATAGGAGAACTTGTCACGAAATTAATCAATGTTTTAGATACCTATGCCATTTCAAACACAGTGGTAGTTGATAGAACTATGAAATTCTTCCGTCGTGTTTTCGAGAAGTATCATCTATTTACTCAACCTATACTTCCATTGGTCACGGAATTTGTGGCAAAGGGATATTCTAGTAGTGGGTTAGGTGCATACCTTTGGTTCTCAGGATCGGTTATTTATGTCTACGGTGATGACGAATACTATCCTGTTGATGAACAAATCAAAGAAGCTGTGTGGCAATTTGCTTGTCAGCAATGTTCTACATTTTTTGATAATTTCAAATCAATGCAAACATTAGAtaaattctttgaaatggTTCATGACTTTTTCATTATGTGCAATGATCTACTAATGTTCTTCCCCAAGCATTTACTAAATGCACCTatgttcatttcttctcttaTTGAATGTGATTTGGAGAgtcttccaaaacttgaTAATTACGAGGCATACATGACTTTAATTAGGTTTTTGGATGACATGTCTTCATGGGGTTTCGAAACACCTCCAATTTCGGTTACCTCGATAACTGAAGTTCCAGAAGTTTGGAGACGTAATATATTGGAGCAAATGGTCTCTAAAAATGGGTGCAATATTGTTACAATTCTAATCAATGGTCTAGTAACGAATTTTGATAGCAGAGCACATCAAGAGATTATCAGTTTAGTCGTTAAGATATTCCGATTGgcaacaaaaaataataatgatgacCCATCTGTATGCATTCAATGGTTAGATGTGGCATTAAGTAAAATGGGTACTATTGAGGATAATGAACGGAATAAATTAATGGTCATTAGCAACTCTCTATCACAAAGAGATTATAGGCGTGCAAGAGGGAATATTAAAGACTTCATTGACTGGTACTTGAGGAAGCACATTTCGTCGAGAATGTATTCATGA
- the ISN1 gene encoding IMP 5'-nucleotidase: MSSRYRVEYNLKAHRKDAFIEWIKGLIAVPFVLQTGTESGAEKLYLQYRSIFGDIERLISEKIEIDNKRISGMSLEESRLNQLVPQIGTFFTPLPLVEAFDIQERRRAICNRRMVSPSFNDIRHILNSAQILAMIKAKDLKLITFDGDVTLYEDGGSIEKGGKIVRRLISLLQRGYNVGIVTAAGYDDPERYKERLFGLCFELFSNKSMPIKQKEKLTIMGGESNYLFQYYETDQQFGFKTIDEHEWVPDFVQAWSPEDISATLDVAEECFKDLKEKLSLPPECSIIRKEKAVGIVPGFRYDKELEVNVKVQIQRETLEEMVLVIQKTLESLPAAQNIEFSCFDGGSDVWCDIGGKDVGVNILQNFYKTDSPISPSQTLHIGDQFAPKGSANDYKARSAGCTLWVASPQETYQALDDLLEGL; the protein is encoded by the coding sequence ATGTCAAGCAGATACAGAGTCGAATATAATCTTAAGGCACATAGGAAAGATGCGTTCATCGAGTGGATTAAAGGGTTGATCGCAGTTCCTTTTGTATTACAAACAGGAACTGAATCTGGTGCTGAGAAGCTGTATTTGCAGTACCGTAGTATATTTGGTGACATAGAACGGTTAATTTCTGAGAAGATAGAGATTGATAATAAACGAATTTCTGGCATGTCGCTCGAGGAGTCTCGTTTAAATCAGTTAGTTCCTCAGATTGGAACATTCTTCACACCATTACCCCTGGTGGAAGCCTTTGATATCCAAGAAAGGAGACGAGCAATATGCAATAGGAGAATGGTGTCACCTTCCTTTAACGATATCAGGCATATCTTAAATTCTGCTCAGATCCTTGCAATGATAAAGGCCAAGGATTTAAAACTCATAACATTCGATGGAGATGTTACTTTATATGAAGATGGGGGATCTATTGAGAAGGGTGGGAAAATAGTAAGAAGATTAATCTCCCTATTGCAACGTGGATATAATGTTGGGATTGTTACCGCAGCAGGCTATGATGATCCAGAGAGATATAAAGAGCGTTTATTTGGATTGTGTTTCGAGCTCTTCTCCAACAAAAGTATGCCCATTAAACAGAAGGAAAAACTGACCATCATGGGAGGTGAATCTAATTATTTATTCCAATATTATGAGACAGATCAGCAGTTTGGTTTTAAGACTATTGATGAGCATGAATGGGTCCCGGACTTCGTTCAAGCGTGGTCGCCTGAAGATATTTCTGCTACTTTAGACGTTGCTGAAGAatgtttcaaagatttgaaggaaaaatTATCTCTACCGCCTGAATGTTCCATTATTCGTAAAGAGAAGGCAGTAGGTATAGTACCAGGTTTTAGATACGATAAAGAACTGGAGGTTAATGTAAAGGTTCAAATCCAAAGAGAAACTTTAGAAGAGATGGTGTTGGTGATTCAAAAGACACTAGAATCGTTACCAGCAGCACAAAACATCGAATTCAGCTGCTTTGATGGAGGTAGCGATGTTTGGTGTGATATAGGAGGTAAAGATGTTGGTGTCAACATTTTGCAGAACTTTTACAAGACTGATTCTCCAATTTCGCCTTCCCAAACTTTGCATATTGGAGATCAGTTCGCGCCAAAGGGATCAGCTAATGACTACAAAGCCCGAAGTGCAGGGTGTACACTGTGGGTAGCTTCACCACAAGAGACATATCAAGCCTTAGATGATCTTTTGGAAGGTTTATAG